One genomic segment of Pseudomonas chlororaphis subsp. aurantiaca includes these proteins:
- a CDS encoding aspartate aminotransferase family protein encodes MTLGLNLDRVASRYQSELQLFAKRHPRSAGFYRENLKHWLYGAPLHWMQQWPGLYPILVADAQGATLTDCDGNRYVDFALGDTGAMFGHGQPAVADAIAHQARHGSTLMLPTADSLWVGQELVRRFGLPFWQVTTSATDANRFVLRLCRMITGREKVLVFNCNYHGSVDESQVEFDASGQMIPREGVHANGLRHAATTRLVEFNDLPALEAALAHGDVAAVLTEPFMTNVGMVPPVPGFHDGLRELTRRFDVPLIIDETHTISCGPAGYSGEHGLQPDFFVLGKCIAGGIPTAVWGASQAMAERIWQVLPHFQPGQAINHFGFGGTLAGNALQMAAMRATFSEVMSAANYAHMIALAERLRAGVQALIAKHRLPWHVTRIGARVEYLFMDHAPRNGGEAHQARHGLIEAYLHLYLLNRGVLLTPFHNMALMCPAATAQDVDLHNRLLDECLDTVIQGEQP; translated from the coding sequence ATGACCCTCGGCCTCAACCTCGACCGCGTCGCCAGCCGTTACCAATCCGAGCTGCAACTGTTCGCCAAACGCCACCCGCGCTCCGCCGGCTTCTACCGGGAAAACCTCAAGCACTGGCTGTACGGCGCGCCGCTGCACTGGATGCAGCAATGGCCGGGGCTGTACCCGATCCTGGTGGCCGACGCCCAGGGCGCGACGCTGACAGACTGCGACGGCAACCGCTACGTCGACTTCGCCCTGGGCGACACCGGCGCCATGTTCGGCCATGGCCAGCCCGCCGTGGCCGACGCCATCGCCCACCAGGCCCGGCATGGCTCGACCCTGATGCTGCCGACCGCCGATAGCCTGTGGGTCGGCCAGGAACTGGTGCGGCGCTTCGGCCTGCCGTTCTGGCAGGTCACCACTTCCGCCACCGACGCCAACCGCTTTGTGCTGCGCCTGTGCCGGATGATCACCGGCCGGGAGAAAGTGCTGGTGTTCAACTGCAACTACCACGGCAGCGTCGACGAATCCCAGGTCGAGTTCGACGCCAGCGGCCAGATGATTCCCCGCGAAGGTGTGCACGCCAATGGCCTGCGGCACGCCGCCACCACCCGGCTGGTGGAGTTCAACGACCTGCCGGCGCTGGAGGCGGCACTGGCCCATGGCGACGTGGCCGCGGTGCTGACCGAGCCCTTCATGACCAACGTCGGCATGGTCCCGCCCGTCCCCGGCTTCCACGATGGCTTGCGCGAGCTGACCCGGCGTTTCGATGTGCCGCTGATCATCGACGAAACCCACACCATCTCCTGCGGCCCGGCCGGCTACAGCGGCGAACACGGCCTGCAACCGGACTTCTTCGTGCTCGGCAAATGCATCGCTGGCGGCATCCCCACCGCGGTCTGGGGGGCCAGCCAGGCCATGGCCGAGCGCATCTGGCAGGTGCTGCCGCACTTTCAGCCCGGGCAGGCGATCAACCACTTCGGCTTCGGCGGCACCCTGGCCGGCAACGCCCTGCAGATGGCGGCCATGCGCGCCACCTTCAGCGAGGTCATGAGCGCGGCCAACTACGCGCACATGATCGCCCTGGCCGAACGCCTGCGGGCCGGGGTCCAGGCGCTGATCGCCAAGCACCGCCTGCCCTGGCACGTGACGCGGATCGGCGCCCGGGTCGAATACCTGTTCATGGACCACGCGCCGCGCAACGGCGGCGAAGCCCACCAGGCACGCCACGGCTTGATCGAGGCCTATCTTCATCTATACCTGCTCAACCGCGGTGTGTTGCTGACGCCGTTCCACAACATGGCGCTGATGTGCCCGGCAGCCACCGCGCAGGACGTCGACCTGCACAACCGCCTGCTGGACGAGTGCCTGGACACAGTCATTCAAGGAGAACAACCATGA
- a CDS encoding molybdenum cofactor biosynthesis F family protein: MNLQPEWITVGALAEGFAADNHVLPSLDDLNGRSLTLHFANRWRIEHLFGSQTLHWQDTESNAHGEAVYRATSIRSGIYLVDFLKSENDQVHSVSLILDLGRSIFTAVIGQLPSQAETRVDLFSRALSGRELTRVKAQFLHGSLDTPLTADSPQHALTEELLGLRNQYVYSATEAYEHVYLNRNFYSWQCLKGVEQGLADTDRCHYYKIAEQLYLFVWREKIVPTLGLVLIDLQAGRTDGKIFGYQGADFATPSNFPVGALAHVLNRTDYT; this comes from the coding sequence ATGAACCTGCAACCCGAATGGATTACCGTTGGCGCCCTGGCCGAAGGCTTTGCCGCCGACAACCATGTCCTGCCCAGCCTGGATGACCTCAACGGCCGCAGCCTGACCCTGCATTTCGCCAACCGCTGGCGCATCGAACACCTGTTCGGCTCACAGACGCTGCATTGGCAGGACACTGAAAGCAACGCCCACGGCGAGGCTGTTTATCGAGCCACCTCAATACGTTCCGGCATTTACCTGGTGGACTTTCTCAAGTCGGAGAACGACCAAGTCCATTCGGTGAGCCTGATCCTCGACCTGGGCCGGAGCATCTTCACCGCAGTGATCGGGCAACTGCCAAGCCAGGCCGAGACCCGGGTCGACCTGTTCAGCCGTGCCCTGTCCGGCCGCGAGCTGACCCGTGTCAAGGCGCAGTTCCTCCACGGCAGCCTCGACACACCGCTGACCGCCGACAGCCCGCAACACGCGCTGACCGAGGAACTGCTCGGCCTGCGCAACCAGTATGTGTACAGCGCCACCGAGGCCTACGAGCATGTCTACCTGAACCGCAACTTCTACAGCTGGCAGTGCCTCAAGGGCGTCGAGCAAGGCCTGGCGGACACCGACCGCTGCCATTACTACAAGATCGCCGAACAGCTGTACCTGTTCGTCTGGCGCGAAAAGATCGTGCCGACCCTGGGCCTGGTGCTGATCGACCTGCAAGCGGGCAGGACCGACGGCAAGATCTTCGGCTACCAGGGCGCCGACTTCGCCACCCCCAGCAACTTCCCGGTGGGCGCCCTCGCCCATGTGCTGAACCGTACCGATTACACCTGA
- a CDS encoding helix-turn-helix transcriptional regulator, whose protein sequence is MISPHSLNSPLPNAHELGQRCIGAFTRVVPATLCAFYRIDAQLQAEHFSLYHMSQQMHEAYLQRYRHYDPLRPRNCVAAGRPVLSLHMGMAQQGRHETEVYQAFLQRHGVLDVVEILARNASGSPIAGLSLLRDASLGPFQPDELNTLHALQGLLEIAAQAPYSRHDERLEALTPRERQIAWLLRDGACNKTIAQQLALGLPTVKTHLINLFRKVGVNNRTELVSALFL, encoded by the coding sequence ATGATCAGTCCCCATAGCCTCAACAGCCCCCTGCCCAACGCCCATGAACTCGGCCAGCGCTGCATCGGCGCCTTTACCCGGGTGGTGCCGGCGACCCTGTGCGCCTTCTACCGCATCGACGCGCAACTGCAGGCCGAGCATTTTTCGCTGTACCACATGAGCCAGCAAATGCATGAGGCCTACCTTCAACGCTACCGGCACTACGACCCACTGCGCCCGCGCAACTGCGTGGCGGCGGGTCGCCCGGTGCTGTCGCTGCACATGGGCATGGCCCAGCAGGGTCGGCATGAAACCGAGGTCTACCAGGCTTTCCTGCAACGCCACGGGGTGCTGGATGTGGTGGAGATCCTTGCGCGCAATGCCAGCGGCAGCCCGATCGCCGGCCTGTCCCTGCTGCGCGACGCCAGCCTGGGCCCGTTCCAGCCTGACGAACTGAACACCCTGCACGCGCTGCAAGGCCTGCTGGAAATCGCCGCCCAGGCGCCCTATTCGCGCCACGACGAACGCCTGGAGGCCCTCACGCCCCGGGAACGGCAGATCGCCTGGCTGCTGCGCGACGGCGCCTGCAACAAGACCATCGCCCAGCAGCTGGCGCTGGGCCTGCCAACGGTCAAGACCCACCTGATCAACCTGTTCCGCAAGGTCGGGGTGAACAACCGCACCGAGCTGGTGAGCGCGCTGTTCCTGTAA
- a CDS encoding aspartate aminotransferase family protein — protein sequence MSEQSRFWHPMLHPNEMQQREPIRIVRGDGCYVYDDQGHQLVDGVAGLWNVNVGHNRKEVKAAITAQLDELEYFQLFDGVSHPRAEELSRVVMNLLEPEGMRRVAFSSGGSDAIETALKLARQYWKLEGQADRTKFISLRQGYHGTHFGGASVNGNTVFRRNYEPLLPGCFHVDTPWLYRNPYSQDPEELGKICADLLEREIQFQSPDTVAAFIAEPIQGAGGVIVPPANYWPLIREVCDKYGVLLIADEVVTGFGRSGSMFGSRLWGVKPDIMCLAKGITSGYIPLGATVVNERIESAFSKNANFTGAIMHGYTYSGHPVACAAALASLDIVVKEDLPANAAKMGDYMLNKLLSFAERFDSVGEVRGKGLMIALDLVADKATREPIDPMGGYANQVAQIARDNGVMVRPVGTKIILSPPLVIQPPQIDAIVAALELGFTQARR from the coding sequence GTGAGCGAACAAAGCCGCTTCTGGCATCCCATGCTGCACCCCAACGAAATGCAACAACGCGAGCCAATTCGTATTGTCCGTGGCGATGGCTGCTATGTGTACGACGACCAGGGCCATCAGTTGGTGGATGGCGTCGCCGGGTTGTGGAACGTCAACGTCGGCCACAACCGCAAGGAAGTGAAGGCGGCGATCACCGCCCAGCTGGACGAACTGGAATACTTCCAGCTGTTCGACGGTGTCAGCCATCCGCGCGCCGAAGAGCTGTCGCGGGTGGTGATGAACCTGCTGGAACCCGAGGGCATGCGCCGCGTAGCCTTCAGCTCCGGCGGCTCGGACGCCATCGAGACCGCGCTGAAGCTGGCCCGCCAGTACTGGAAACTCGAAGGCCAGGCCGACCGCACCAAGTTCATCTCGCTGCGCCAGGGCTACCACGGCACCCACTTCGGCGGCGCCTCGGTCAACGGCAACACCGTGTTCCGGCGCAACTACGAGCCCCTGCTGCCCGGCTGCTTCCACGTCGACACCCCGTGGCTGTACCGCAACCCCTATAGCCAGGACCCGGAAGAACTCGGCAAGATCTGCGCCGACCTGCTCGAGCGGGAAATCCAGTTCCAGAGCCCCGACACCGTGGCGGCCTTTATCGCCGAGCCGATCCAGGGCGCCGGCGGCGTGATAGTGCCGCCGGCCAACTACTGGCCGCTGATCCGCGAGGTCTGCGACAAGTACGGCGTGCTGCTGATCGCCGACGAAGTGGTGACCGGTTTCGGCCGCAGCGGCTCGATGTTCGGCAGCCGCCTGTGGGGCGTGAAACCCGACATCATGTGCCTGGCCAAGGGCATCACCTCCGGCTACATCCCGCTGGGCGCCACGGTGGTCAACGAGCGGATCGAGTCGGCGTTCAGCAAGAACGCCAACTTCACCGGCGCGATCATGCACGGCTACACCTACTCCGGGCACCCGGTGGCGTGCGCGGCGGCCCTGGCCAGCCTCGACATCGTGGTCAAGGAAGACCTGCCGGCCAACGCCGCGAAGATGGGCGACTACATGCTCAATAAGCTGCTGTCGTTCGCCGAACGCTTCGACAGCGTCGGCGAAGTGCGCGGCAAGGGCCTGATGATTGCCCTCGACCTGGTGGCCGACAAGGCCACCCGCGAGCCGATCGACCCCATGGGCGGCTATGCCAACCAGGTGGCGCAGATCGCCCGCGACAACGGAGTGATGGTGCGTCCGGTGGGGACCAAGATCATCCTCTCGCCGCCGCTGGTGATCCAGCCGCCGCAGATCGACGCCATAGTCGCGGCCCTGGAGCTGGGCTTCACCCAGGCCCGCCGCTGA
- a CDS encoding aldehyde dehydrogenase family protein gives MSIAIDPRVAAFIDSQHGLLIDGRSQPALSGAQMPVFNPATGEELTRVAAGADADIDLAVAAARRAFEGPWAAQRPADRERLLLKLADLLEAHGEELAQLETLNNGQSIHLARALEVGAAAEFTRYMAGWATKIEGKSLDLSIAAVPGARYRAYTVPEPVGVVGAIVPWNFPLLMAIWKIVPALACGCTVVLKPADETPLTALRLGQLCLDAGIAPGVVNVVTGSGAQAGAALAAHTGIDKLAFTGSTQIGKVIGHAAVDNMTRFSLELGGKSPVIVLDDCDPQAAAAGAAGAIFFNQGQVCTAGSRLYIQRAIFDQVLERLAAIAGSLSIGPGLDEQAQINPLISAKQQKRVLDMIGRGVGDGARVLCGGVAYGEQGFYVRPTVLADVHAGMQVVREEIFGPVVVATPFDEIDEVVALANDNQYGLGASIWSNDLAKVMDLIPRIKAGTVWVNTHNMLDPSMPFGGYKQSGIGREMGHAAIEAYTENKSVCIAY, from the coding sequence ATGAGTATTGCCATCGACCCACGTGTCGCCGCCTTTATCGACAGCCAGCACGGCCTGTTGATCGACGGGCGCAGCCAGCCGGCCTTGTCCGGTGCGCAGATGCCGGTGTTCAACCCGGCCACCGGTGAAGAGCTGACCCGCGTCGCCGCCGGCGCCGACGCCGATATCGACCTGGCCGTGGCCGCCGCGCGACGAGCCTTCGAGGGGCCTTGGGCGGCGCAGCGCCCGGCGGATCGCGAGCGCCTGCTGCTGAAGCTGGCCGATCTGCTGGAAGCCCACGGCGAAGAGCTGGCGCAGCTGGAAACCCTCAACAACGGCCAGTCGATCCACCTGGCCCGGGCCCTGGAAGTCGGCGCCGCCGCCGAGTTCACCCGCTACATGGCGGGCTGGGCGACCAAGATCGAAGGCAAGAGCCTGGACCTGTCCATCGCCGCCGTCCCGGGCGCCCGCTACCGTGCCTATACGGTGCCGGAGCCGGTGGGCGTGGTCGGGGCCATCGTGCCGTGGAATTTCCCCTTGCTGATGGCCATCTGGAAAATCGTCCCGGCCCTGGCCTGCGGCTGCACCGTGGTGCTCAAGCCGGCCGACGAAACTCCGCTGACCGCCTTGCGCCTGGGCCAGTTGTGCCTGGACGCCGGGATTGCCCCGGGGGTGGTCAACGTGGTCACCGGCAGCGGCGCCCAGGCCGGCGCGGCCCTGGCCGCGCACACGGGCATCGACAAGCTGGCGTTCACCGGCTCGACCCAGATCGGCAAGGTCATCGGCCATGCGGCGGTGGACAACATGACCCGGTTTTCCCTGGAGCTGGGCGGCAAGTCGCCGGTGATCGTGCTCGATGACTGCGACCCGCAGGCCGCGGCCGCCGGCGCCGCCGGGGCGATCTTCTTCAACCAGGGCCAGGTCTGTACCGCCGGTTCGCGCCTGTATATCCAGCGGGCGATCTTCGACCAGGTGCTGGAGCGCCTGGCAGCCATCGCCGGTTCCCTGAGCATCGGCCCCGGGCTCGACGAGCAGGCGCAGATCAACCCGCTGATTTCCGCCAAGCAGCAGAAGCGCGTGCTGGACATGATCGGCCGGGGCGTGGGCGACGGCGCCCGGGTGCTGTGCGGCGGGGTCGCCTATGGCGAGCAGGGCTTCTATGTGCGCCCCACGGTACTGGCCGACGTGCATGCGGGCATGCAGGTGGTGCGCGAGGAAATCTTCGGCCCGGTGGTGGTGGCCACGCCTTTCGACGAGATCGACGAGGTGGTGGCACTGGCCAACGACAATCAGTACGGGCTGGGGGCGAGCATCTGGTCCAACGACCTGGCCAAGGTCATGGACCTGATTCCGCGGATCAAGGCCGGCACGGTCTGGGTCAATACCCACAACATGCTCGACCCGTCGATGCCGTTTGGCGGCTACAAGCAATCGGGCATCGGTCGCGAAATGGGCCATGCGGCCATCGAGGCGTATACCGAGAACAAGTCGGTGTGCATCGCCTATTGA
- a CDS encoding APC family permease, giving the protein MSFSDRLTRHLNQGVVGFPTALASAVGLIMASPVILTATTGFGLGGGAFAAAMLIAMLMMLAQSTTFAEAACMIPTTGSVYDYLACGLGRFFAITGTISAYLIVHVFAGTAETILSGVMALVNFESLNTLLEQSGSAWLVGVGLVIFFGLLNAVGITAFSRAEVILTFGMWTTLIIFGVAGVFKAPAVELNGWFGESMVGTDLTTILSLVGMAMFMFVGCEFVTPLTPEVRKAAKTIPRAMALGLVGVATCMFIYGAAMKRQVENIALSEDGSVHLLDTPMAIPQFAEQVMGPYGRIWLGVGLLFAGAATINTLMAGLPRILYGMALDGALPKAFTYLHPRFKTPLLCIAVAVLIPCLHAWWLGGSTDNIMHLVLAAVCAWSTAYLLVTLAVVVLRIRRPDLPRAYKSLWFPLPQIVSSIGILLGMWFITPPGMNPRDIYVPFGSMLGLTAIYALVWTVFVQKVNPFRPVPVEEVLENAFNLQSPVETQAQNLPGAKPDEQYKLAAKPL; this is encoded by the coding sequence ATGTCTTTCAGCGACAGACTCACCCGCCACCTGAACCAGGGCGTGGTCGGCTTTCCCACGGCCCTGGCCAGCGCCGTCGGCCTGATCATGGCCAGCCCGGTGATTCTCACCGCCACCACCGGCTTCGGCCTCGGCGGCGGGGCCTTCGCCGCGGCCATGCTGATCGCGATGCTGATGATGCTCGCGCAATCGACGACCTTCGCCGAAGCGGCCTGCATGATTCCCACCACCGGCTCGGTGTACGACTACCTGGCCTGCGGCCTGGGGCGTTTCTTCGCGATCACCGGGACCATTTCCGCCTACCTGATCGTGCATGTGTTCGCCGGCACGGCGGAAACCATCCTCAGCGGCGTCATGGCCCTGGTGAACTTCGAGTCCCTCAACACCCTGCTGGAACAGAGCGGCAGCGCCTGGCTGGTGGGTGTCGGGCTGGTGATCTTCTTCGGCCTGCTGAACGCTGTGGGCATCACCGCGTTCAGCCGCGCCGAGGTGATCCTGACCTTCGGCATGTGGACCACCCTGATCATCTTCGGCGTGGCCGGAGTGTTCAAGGCACCGGCGGTGGAGCTGAACGGCTGGTTCGGCGAGTCGATGGTCGGCACCGACCTGACCACCATCCTTTCGCTGGTGGGCATGGCCATGTTCATGTTCGTCGGTTGCGAATTCGTCACGCCGCTGACGCCGGAGGTGCGCAAGGCGGCGAAAACCATTCCCCGGGCCATGGCCCTGGGCCTGGTGGGCGTGGCCACCTGCATGTTCATCTACGGCGCGGCGATGAAGCGCCAGGTGGAGAACATTGCGCTGAGCGAAGATGGCAGCGTGCATTTGCTGGACACGCCCATGGCCATCCCGCAGTTCGCCGAGCAGGTGATGGGCCCGTACGGGCGGATCTGGCTGGGCGTCGGCCTGCTGTTCGCCGGGGCGGCGACCATCAACACGCTGATGGCCGGGCTGCCGCGCATTCTCTACGGCATGGCGCTGGACGGCGCGCTGCCCAAGGCCTTCACCTACCTGCACCCGCGCTTCAAGACGCCGCTGCTGTGCATCGCCGTGGCGGTGCTGATCCCGTGCCTGCACGCCTGGTGGCTGGGCGGCAGCACGGACAACATCATGCACCTGGTGCTGGCCGCGGTCTGTGCCTGGAGCACCGCCTACCTGCTGGTGACCCTGGCGGTGGTGGTGCTGCGCATCCGCCGTCCGGATTTGCCACGGGCCTACAAGTCGCTCTGGTTCCCGCTGCCGCAGATCGTCTCGTCGATCGGCATCCTCCTCGGCATGTGGTTCATCACGCCGCCGGGCATGAACCCGCGGGACATCTACGTGCCCTTTGGCAGCATGCTCGGCCTGACGGCGATCTATGCGCTGGTCTGGACGGTCTTCGTGCAGAAGGTCAACCCGTTCCGCCCGGTGCCGGTGGAAGAGGTGCTGGAGAATGCCTTCAACCTGCAATCCCCAGTTGAAACCCAAGCGCAGAACCTGCCTGGAGCCAAGCCCGATGAACAGTACAAGCTGGCGGCAAAACCTCTCTGA
- a CDS encoding DUF3156 family protein, whose product MTLNQLRRDLSGLDCAAQAPGLARFTWAEAGLDFEVQELPQAQFLMHLVVCEFRLRVPGSPGPQARIDIRHTGAVRRQGVATGLKQGAKQEWAGLLQQLHNDPQLLAALLPLDFKRLQLQRDEQGWLVRLEHFGASEVVNRLPGFRRYIRLSAEQRDALLAAFKRLHSLLRNH is encoded by the coding sequence GTGACCCTGAACCAGTTGCGCCGCGACCTGTCGGGGCTCGACTGTGCCGCGCAGGCACCCGGGCTGGCGCGGTTCACCTGGGCCGAGGCGGGCTTGGACTTCGAGGTCCAGGAGCTGCCACAGGCGCAGTTTTTGATGCACCTGGTGGTCTGCGAGTTTCGCCTGCGGGTCCCCGGTTCGCCGGGGCCGCAGGCGCGGATCGATATCCGCCATACCGGCGCGGTCCGCCGCCAGGGCGTCGCCACCGGCCTGAAGCAGGGCGCGAAGCAAGAGTGGGCGGGGCTGTTGCAGCAGTTGCACAACGATCCGCAACTGCTGGCGGCGTTGCTGCCGCTGGACTTCAAGCGCCTGCAACTGCAGCGCGACGAGCAGGGCTGGCTGGTGCGCCTGGAGCATTTCGGCGCGAGCGAGGTGGTCAACCGGTTGCCCGGTTTCCGCCGTTATATCCGCCTGAGCGCCGAGCAGCGTGACGCCTTGCTGGCGGCTTTCAAGCGTCTGCATTCCCTGTTGCGCAATCACTGA
- the feaR gene encoding transcriptional regulator FeaR gives MLASQSFGSWIGALQGVCGRFDARQALNSALFIGEVGLRDCAGLEVAQIRTNAGLISRKSTSVDHEDDRHCFLIMQRSGHAQISQGGERIELAPGEMALLDSAGACEIVPHGLIEHASLHLSRDEVYRHLPAQQRKFGKLSQNCASGRLMRLLVEQICGDELQGCAAQQEGQALQEALIALLGPTLRQTPGASLDGYDSQHGGCLRSQARQLINQSLSEPNLTPVSLASQMNISVRQLYRLFEEQGDSVCRFIQRARLDRSAADLSNPRLRHASITDIAFKWGFTDSAHFSRTFKKHFEQSPRDYRARSLNA, from the coding sequence GTGCTTGCTTCGCAAAGTTTCGGTTCCTGGATTGGCGCATTGCAGGGAGTTTGCGGTCGCTTCGACGCCCGCCAGGCGTTGAACTCGGCGTTGTTCATCGGCGAAGTCGGCTTGCGCGACTGCGCCGGCCTTGAGGTGGCGCAGATCCGCACCAATGCCGGACTGATCTCGCGCAAAAGCACCAGCGTCGATCATGAGGACGACCGGCACTGCTTCCTGATCATGCAGCGCAGCGGCCACGCCCAGATCAGCCAGGGCGGCGAGCGCATCGAACTGGCGCCGGGGGAAATGGCCCTGCTGGATTCGGCCGGGGCCTGTGAAATCGTCCCTCACGGCTTGATCGAACATGCCTCGCTGCATTTGTCCCGGGACGAGGTGTATCGCCATCTGCCGGCGCAGCAGCGCAAGTTCGGCAAGCTCTCGCAAAATTGTGCCAGTGGCCGCTTGATGCGCCTGCTGGTGGAGCAGATCTGTGGCGATGAACTGCAAGGTTGCGCCGCCCAGCAGGAAGGCCAGGCGTTGCAGGAAGCCTTGATCGCCTTGCTCGGCCCGACCCTGCGCCAGACTCCCGGCGCGAGCCTCGACGGCTACGACAGCCAGCATGGCGGTTGCCTGCGCAGCCAGGCCCGGCAGTTGATCAACCAATCCCTCAGCGAGCCCAACCTGACCCCGGTGTCACTGGCCAGCCAGATGAATATCTCGGTGCGCCAGTTGTACCGGCTGTTCGAAGAGCAGGGCGACAGCGTCTGCCGTTTCATCCAGCGTGCGCGCCTCGACCGCAGCGCGGCGGACCTGAGCAACCCGCGCCTGCGCCACGCGTCGATCACCGACATTGCCTTCAAGTGGGGGTTCACCGACTCGGCGCACTTCAGCCGTACCTTCAAGAAGCATTTCGAGCAGTCACCGCGGGATTACCGGGCTCGTTCGCTGAACGCCTGA
- a CDS encoding helix-turn-helix transcriptional regulator, whose amino-acid sequence MITLFREIGMHAGLGRTLSQIGGERFWKQLVLLLHQALPFDNALAIFYPHNGLPIALEEYDAEPSDKPASMLTYLNGLYLLDPFFQACREGYPSGLYRLEEVAPDHFRQTEYFSSYFHDNVLEDKLQFILQIPEAGTLSLSLGMQRPFSAEEIGQLTTFSAWVLPLMQQHWQQSNQRPPAPAAQEMASQIRDALSHFGCGVLSDREVEIARLILRGFSSKAMAERLKISPDTIKVHRRHLYAKLDISSQPELFSLFIQSLGHDLENP is encoded by the coding sequence TTGATCACTCTGTTCAGGGAAATCGGCATGCATGCCGGACTCGGGCGCACCCTCTCGCAGATCGGCGGCGAGCGCTTCTGGAAGCAACTGGTGCTGTTGCTGCACCAGGCCTTGCCGTTCGATAACGCCCTGGCGATCTTCTATCCCCACAACGGCCTGCCCATCGCCCTCGAGGAATACGATGCCGAGCCCTCGGACAAGCCGGCGTCGATGCTCACCTACCTCAATGGCCTGTACCTGCTGGACCCGTTCTTCCAGGCCTGTCGCGAGGGTTACCCCAGTGGTTTGTATCGCCTGGAGGAAGTGGCGCCGGACCATTTCCGGCAGACCGAGTATTTCTCCAGCTACTTCCACGACAACGTGCTGGAGGACAAGTTGCAGTTCATCCTGCAGATCCCCGAGGCCGGCACCCTGTCCCTGTCGCTGGGCATGCAGCGGCCGTTCAGCGCCGAGGAAATCGGCCAGCTCACCACATTCTCGGCCTGGGTCCTGCCGCTGATGCAGCAGCACTGGCAGCAAAGCAACCAGCGTCCGCCAGCGCCCGCCGCGCAAGAAATGGCCAGCCAGATCCGCGACGCCCTCAGTCATTTCGGCTGTGGCGTTCTGTCGGATCGGGAAGTGGAAATCGCCCGGCTGATCCTCCGCGGGTTTTCCTCCAAGGCCATGGCCGAGCGGCTGAAGATCTCGCCGGACACCATCAAGGTGCACCGGCGCCATCTCTACGCCAAGCTGGATATTTCCTCACAGCCGGAACTGTTCTCGCTGTTTATCCAGTCCCTGGGGCACGACCTGGAAAACCCCTGA